One region of Halomicrobium sp. LC1Hm genomic DNA includes:
- the rdfA gene encoding rod-determining factor RdfA, with protein sequence MNRQRRSKVERLLDEYGLGGLGDELVASWTADGDDRKSLRQLATEFNVALVDARLESEGVTHFDSDGKAIYEALANDDAETDRATIETRLEREGVDVEQLQSDFVTYQAIRSYVKDVRDAEYETPSDEEHIEKQKTTIQRLVSRATSVTEEKLTRLRDTGRISLGDFRLIIDFQVYCRDCETQKTVASLLDEGGCECESEES encoded by the coding sequence ATGAACAGACAGCGGCGAAGCAAAGTCGAACGATTGCTGGACGAGTACGGGCTGGGTGGCCTGGGAGACGAACTCGTCGCCAGCTGGACGGCCGACGGCGACGATCGGAAGAGCCTCCGCCAGCTCGCGACCGAGTTCAACGTCGCGCTGGTCGACGCGCGATTGGAGAGCGAAGGCGTCACGCACTTCGACAGTGACGGGAAAGCGATCTACGAGGCGCTGGCGAACGACGACGCCGAGACGGATCGTGCAACTATCGAGACACGACTCGAACGGGAGGGAGTCGACGTCGAGCAACTACAGAGCGACTTCGTCACGTACCAGGCGATCAGATCCTACGTCAAAGACGTTCGTGACGCGGAGTACGAGACGCCAAGCGACGAAGAGCACATCGAGAAACAGAAGACGACGATCCAGCGCCTCGTCAGTCGGGCGACATCGGTCACCGAGGAGAAACTGACGCGCCTGCGCGACACTGGCCGGATCTCGCTCGGTGACTTTCGGCTCATCATCGACTTCCAGGTGTACTGTCGGGACTGCGAGACACAGAAGACCGTGGCGTCGTTGCTCGACGAGGGCGGTTGCGAGTGTGAGAGCGAGGAGAGCTGA